A single genomic interval of Gossypium raimondii isolate GPD5lz chromosome 11, ASM2569854v1, whole genome shotgun sequence harbors:
- the LOC105802092 gene encoding protein MIZU-KUSSEI 1, translating into MATSSQDSSSSKRHFHWTNKVATEDTEASSTTPNEDDKNGRSGIKTHVSLSTPRKKKLPAAAVSIARLRSAVSSFRKSRSSLPFGLGSRVIGTLFGYRRGHVHFALQKEAGSPPAFLVELTTPISGLVREMASGLVRIALECDKPKAEDHNKKGTTVVRLLEESTWRTYCNGKKCGFATRRDCGDKEWKILKAVEPISTGAGVLPAGNEVEAGPDGGELMYMRAKFERIVGSRDSEAFYMMNPDSNGTPELSIYLLRV; encoded by the coding sequence ATGGCAACATCCTCTCAAGACTCTTCCTCTTCCAAGAGACACTTCCATTGGACTAACAAAGTTGCAACCGAAGATACCGAAGCCTCTTCGACAACACCTAATGAGGATGACAAGAATGGAAGATCAGGTATTAAAACCCATGTTTCTTTGTCCACACCAAGGAAGAAAAAGCTTCCGGCTGCTGCTGTTTCCATCGCAAGGCTCCGATCTGCTGTTTCATCTTTTAGGAAGAGCCGTTCGAGCCTTCCTTTTGGCCTCGGGTCACGAGTGATCGGTACTCTTTTTGGTTACAGGCGAGGACACGTTCACTTCGCCTTGCAGAAAGAAGCCGGTTCCCCACCAGCTTTCCTCGTCGAACTGACGACGCCCATAAGTGGTTTGGTTCGGGAAATGGCGTCCGGGTTGGTCAGGATTGCTCTAGAGTGCGATAAACCCAAAGCAGAAGACCATAATAAAAAGGGTACTACTGTAGTGAGATTGTTAGAAGAGTCCACTTGGAGAACTTACTGCAATGGAAAGAAATGTGGGTTTGCTACGAGGAGGGACTGTGGTGACAAAGAATGGAAGATTTTGAAAGCTGTGGAACCAATCTCCACTGGAGCAGGGGTTTTACCGGCCGGGAATGAAGTTGAAGCTGGTCCTGACGGTGGTGAACTTATGTATATGAGGGCTAAGTTCGAGAGAATTGTTGGGTCAAGAGATTCAGAAGCTTTCTATATGATGAATCCTGATAGCAATGGAACACCTGAACTTAGTATCTATTTGCTTAGAGTTTGA
- the LOC105801423 gene encoding tetraspanin-8 yields the protein MGCICNCFVGLLNSVLLTVGIGFVISGAYLNINGNSDCEKVLTTPLIVMGGLLLILSLIGIMGTSCSSTFCMYIYLTLMFLLILGVIAFTIFVFMITNQAVGKTIADSEKVIEPKNPMDFSNWLAKKVNKENNWKKIKSCLIDARLCTTDEYKLEFNFLVLVDQVPDIEVYNKSLPALQEACCKPPDVCGFTQKNKSVWEVPKSGPSSKNKDCKKWSNDGDKMCFECDSCKVGVVENLKREWKALALINICLLAFLILIYMLGCCAFCC from the exons atgGGTTGTATCTGCAATTGCTTCGTAGGGTTGCTGAACAGCGTATTGCTAACAGTAGGCATAGGTTTCGTCATATCTGGTGCTTACCTCAACATCAATGGTAACAGCGATTGCGAGAAAGTTTTAACCACCCCGTTAATTGTGATGGGTGGTCTTTTGCTCATCCTTTCCCTTATAGGAATAATGGGAACCTCATGCAGCAGCACCTTCTGCATGTACATTTATTTGACCCTCATGTTCCTTTTGATACTCGGTGTCATCGCTTTCACCATCTTCGTTTTCATGATCACCAACCAAGCCGTCGGGAAAACCATCGCCGATAGCGAGAAAGTCATTGAACCCAAAAACCCCATGGATTTTTCCAATTGGTTGGCAAAAAAAGTCAATAAGGAGAATAACTGGAAAAAGATCAAGAGTTGTCTCATTGATGCCAGGCTTTGTACCACCGACGAatataaacttgaatttaacttCTTGGTGTTAGTGGATCAGGTCCCTGACATCGAGGTTTATAACAAGAGCCTCCCTGCATTACAG GAAGCGTGTTGTAAGCCGCCGGATGTGTGTGGGTTTACACAGAAGAACAAGTCAGTGTGGGAAGTGCCGAAATCGGGACCGTCGTCGAAAAACAAGGACTGTAAGAAATGGAGCAATGATGGGGATAAGATGTGCTTTGAGTGCGATTCATGCAAAGTTGGGGTGGTTGAAAACCTAAAGAGGGAATGGAAGGCTTTGGCGTTAATCAATATCTGTCTCTTAGCTTTCTTAATTCTCATTTACATGCTCGGTTGTTGTGCTTTTTGTTGCtaa
- the LOC105802090 gene encoding uncharacterized protein LOC105802090 yields MASSNLPSSPPLPSSPPSISACHSESSATVPTALVHSQAQLDATATENGTFHVDGRKPQIPDHFAVLDDPEHIEKYKKYETDYTYRLMAKYFSKKNFYGGNIFDEKTTIDSETILSSRWPSTRSFADPVRAFEDPSNGGSVSEPATLTNISNGKLQLKKNG; encoded by the exons ATGGCGAGCTCGAATCTACCATCGTCTCCACCTCTGCCATCGTCACCTCCTTCCATCTCTGCCTGCCATTCTGAGTCCTCCGCCACCGTTCCCACTGCCCTTGTTCACTCTCAAGCTCAGCTTGATGCTACCGCCACCGAAAATGGAACGTTCCATGTCGATGGACGAAAGCCTCAAATACCTGATCATTTTGC GGTTCTTGATGATCCGGAACATATCGAGAAGTACAAGAAATACGAGACTGATTACACTTATCGGTTGATGGCAAAATATTTCTCGAAGAAGAATTTTTATGGAG GCAACATTTTCGATGAAAAAACAACGATAGATAGCGAGACTATATTGTCGAGCAG GTGGCCTAGCACTCGATCATTTGCCGACCCAGTTCGTGCATTTGAGGATCCCAGCAATGGTGGTTCAGTTTCCGAGCCAGCAACCTTAACTAACATCTCAAATGGCAAGCTTCAACTCAAGAAGAATGGCTGA
- the LOC105802088 gene encoding protein MIS12 homolog: MEGSESEAIFDTLNLNPQLFINETLNTVDDLLNDAFDFYLQEASKLLKVEVTDCSQELTKGVNYIRNMIQSSLDKRLAMWEKYCLRHCFTVPEGFSLPKNDELLASSSTIQDALADPDVDAELDSLRNKLTLVGAETDKLNSELKELERQSASSGHCAGLINEALQLYEDTSVQDMFQEMMQTATELRVKMKKLKTRQAEKMEHERAERIHNSLTDYFTVNPKKGLSNAKLDDLHEFLAELKKM, encoded by the exons ATGGAAGGCAGCGAAAGTGAAGCAATTTTCGATACTCTGAACCTAAATCCCCAACTTTTCATCAATGAAACCTTGAACACAGTGGATGATCTCCTCAACGATGCCTTCGATTTCTATCTCCA AGAAGCTTCCAAACTTTTGAAAGTCGAAGTTACCGACTGCTCCCAAGAACTAACCAAG gGAGTTAATTATATTCGCAATATGATTCAATCAAGTTTGGATAAGCGGCTTGCTATGTGGGAGAAGTACTGTCTTCGCCATTGTTTTACGGTTCCTGAAGGTTTTTCTTTGCCCAAAAAT GATGAGTTACTTGCTAGTTCTTCAACGATTCAAGATGCTTTAGCTGATCCAGATGTGGATGCGGAGTTGGACTCGTTAAGGAATAAATTAACATTG GTTGGGGCAGAGACTGATAAACTCAACAGTGAACTCAAAGAATTGGAAAGACAGTCTGCTTCTAGTGGGCATTGTGCTGGACTTATTAATGAGGCATTGCAGTTATATGAAGACACCTCTGTACAGGACATGTTTCAAG AAATGATGCAAACTGCAACTGAACTCCGTGTCAAAATGAAGAAGCTAAAGACCAGGCAGGCGGAAAAAATGGAACATGAACGAGCCGAGAGGATACACAATTCACTTACCGATTACTTCACCGTGAACCCCAAGAAGG GCCTTTCGAACGCAAAGTTGGATGATCTTCACGAATTTCTAGCGGAACTGAAGAAGATGTAG
- the LOC105801424 gene encoding probable calcium-binding protein CML15 → MVALRVEQLKQLKDIFARFDMDSDGSLTVLELAALLRSLGLKPSGDQIHALLAKMDSNGNGAVEFDELANTILPTMKDEILVNQEQLTEVFRLFDRDGNGYITAAELAGCMAKMGHPLTYKELTDMIKEADADGDGVISFNEFSSVMAKSALEFLGISLSSS, encoded by the coding sequence atggtGGCATTACGAGTTGAACAACTGAAGCAGTTGAAGGACATTTTCGCGAGGTTCGACATGGATTCCGACGGAAGCCTCACCGTTCTCGAGCTGGCGGCGTTATTGAGATCGCTAGGGCTGAAGCCATCGGGTGATCAAATCCATGCGCTGTTAGCCAAAATGGATTCCAACGGCAACGGTGCGGTGGAATTCGATGAACTAGCCAATACTATATTGCCTACAATGAAAGATGAGATACTGGTGAACCAAGAGCAACTCACGGAGGTTTTTCGGTTGTTCGACCGCGACGGAAATGGGTATATCACGGCGGCGGAGCTGGCTGGTTGCATGGCGAAAATGGGTCATCCGTTGACGTATAAAGAGTTAACGGATATGATAAAAGAGGCTGATGCCGATGGGGATGGTGTCATTAGCTTCAATGAGTTTTCTTCTGTAATGGCAAAGTCGGCCTTGGAATTTCTGGGCATTTCTTTATCATCATCTTAA
- the LOC105802091 gene encoding plant cysteine oxidase 3 isoform X1 — MELIIRSNPVQIIRHQICSDSCENKGKKEESMQNIPKMFSEIQKVTDKAMVFLQKKALSALYIPKQQLHMAMNNTTAPKVQLLYDLCKTTFTPSGLSSSPSPQPIHKLCSLLDTFGPADVGLKEESPDDDRGHGFFGLNRVTRWAQPITYLDIHECDSFTMCIFCFPTSSVIPLHDHPGMTVFSKVLYGSMHVKAYDWVEPSCIKESQEPGCPQVRLARLAADKVLTAPCGTSILYPKTGGNLHCFTAVTPCAVLDVLAPPYREDLGRKCTYYVDYPYSAFGNDFPQGNGAQISNGKEEEYAWLAEIETPDDLYMRSGVYVGPSIRV; from the exons atGGAGTTAATAATCCGGTCCAACCCAGTTCAAATAATCAGACACCAAATTTGCAGTGATTCTTGTgaaaataagggaaaaaaagaagaaagtatgcaaaatataccaaaaatgtTCTCAGAGATCCAAAAAGTAACCGATAAGGCAATGGTATTTCTCCAGAAGAAAGCACTTTCCGCTCTGTATATTCCAAAGCAACAGCTACATATGGCTATGAACAACACCACTGCTCCTAAAGTGCAGCTTCTTTATGATCTCTGCAAAACCACTTTCACTCCTTCAGGCTtgtcttcttctccttctcctcAACCAATCCACAAACTCTGCTCTCTTCTGG ACACATTTGGCCCTGCTGATGTTGGACTTAAAGAGGAAAGTCCAGATGATGATCGAGGGCATGGATTTTTTGGACTAAATAGAGTAACTCGATGGGCTCAACCGATAACATATTTGGACATTCATGAATGTGATAGTTTTACG ATGTGTATCTTCTGCTTTCCTACTTCTTCGGTTATTCCATTACATGACCATCCTGGGATGACCGTATTCAGTAAAGTTCTTTACGGGTCTATGCATGTGAAGGCCTATGACTGGGTTGAACCATCTTGTATTAAGGAAAGCCAGGAGCCAGGTTGCCCTCAAG TAAGGTTAGCAAGATTGGCGGCTGATAAAGTTTTAACTGCACCATGCGGAACCTCCATTTTGTACCCGAAAACTGGGGGCAATCTGCATTGTTTTACGGCAGTCACCCCTTGTGCCGTGCTTGATGTACTTGCTCCTCCTTACAGAGAAGATCTAGGTCGAAAATGCACTTACTATGTCGACTATCCGTATTCTGCCTTTG GGAATGACTTTCCTCAAG GAAATGGAGCTCAGATAAGCAACGGAAAGGAAGAGGAGTATGCATGGCTTGCAGAGATAGAAACACCAGACGACCTATATATGCGTTCGGGTGTGTATGTTGGCCCATCTATTCgggtttag
- the LOC105802091 gene encoding plant cysteine oxidase 3 isoform X3 — MELIIRSNPVQIIRHQICSDSCENKGKKEESMQNIPKMFSEIQKVTDKAMVFLQKKALSALYIPKQQLHMAMNNTTAPKVQLLYDLCKTTFTPSGLSSSPSPQPIHKLCSLLDTFGPADVGLKEESPDDDRGHGFFGLNRVTRWAQPITYLDIHECDSFTMCIFCFPTSSVIPLHDHPGMTVFSKVLYGSMHVKAYDWVEPSCIKESQEPGCPQVRLARLAADKVLTAPCGTSILYPKTGGNLHCFTAVTPCAVLDVLAPPYREDLGRKCTYYVDYPYSAFGKLIFPFLIYHSCCASIFRPVLCNRKTI; from the exons atGGAGTTAATAATCCGGTCCAACCCAGTTCAAATAATCAGACACCAAATTTGCAGTGATTCTTGTgaaaataagggaaaaaaagaagaaagtatgcaaaatataccaaaaatgtTCTCAGAGATCCAAAAAGTAACCGATAAGGCAATGGTATTTCTCCAGAAGAAAGCACTTTCCGCTCTGTATATTCCAAAGCAACAGCTACATATGGCTATGAACAACACCACTGCTCCTAAAGTGCAGCTTCTTTATGATCTCTGCAAAACCACTTTCACTCCTTCAGGCTtgtcttcttctccttctcctcAACCAATCCACAAACTCTGCTCTCTTCTGG ACACATTTGGCCCTGCTGATGTTGGACTTAAAGAGGAAAGTCCAGATGATGATCGAGGGCATGGATTTTTTGGACTAAATAGAGTAACTCGATGGGCTCAACCGATAACATATTTGGACATTCATGAATGTGATAGTTTTACG ATGTGTATCTTCTGCTTTCCTACTTCTTCGGTTATTCCATTACATGACCATCCTGGGATGACCGTATTCAGTAAAGTTCTTTACGGGTCTATGCATGTGAAGGCCTATGACTGGGTTGAACCATCTTGTATTAAGGAAAGCCAGGAGCCAGGTTGCCCTCAAG TAAGGTTAGCAAGATTGGCGGCTGATAAAGTTTTAACTGCACCATGCGGAACCTCCATTTTGTACCCGAAAACTGGGGGCAATCTGCATTGTTTTACGGCAGTCACCCCTTGTGCCGTGCTTGATGTACTTGCTCCTCCTTACAGAGAAGATCTAGGTCGAAAATGCACTTACTATGTCGACTATCCGTATTCTGCCTTTGGTAAGTTAATCTTTCCATTCCTAATATATCATTCTTGTTGTGCTTCGATTTTTCGCCCGGTGTTGTGCAACAGGAAAACCATATGA
- the LOC105802091 gene encoding plant cysteine oxidase 3 isoform X2 → MELIIRSNPVQIIRHQICSDSCENKGKKEESMQNIPKMFSEIQKVTDKAMVFLQKKALSALYIPKQQLHMAMNNTTAPKVQLLYDLCKTTFTPSGLSSSPSPQPIHKLCSLLDTFGPADVGLKEESPDDDRGHGFFGLNRVTRWAQPITYLDIHECDSFTMCIFCFPTSSVIPLHDHPGMTVFSKVLYGSMHVKAYDWVEPSCIKESQEPGCPQVRLARLAADKVLTAPCGTSILYPKTGGNLHCFTAVTPCAVLDVLAPPYREDLGRKCTYYVDYPYSAFGNGAQISNGKEEEYAWLAEIETPDDLYMRSGVYVGPSIRV, encoded by the exons atGGAGTTAATAATCCGGTCCAACCCAGTTCAAATAATCAGACACCAAATTTGCAGTGATTCTTGTgaaaataagggaaaaaaagaagaaagtatgcaaaatataccaaaaatgtTCTCAGAGATCCAAAAAGTAACCGATAAGGCAATGGTATTTCTCCAGAAGAAAGCACTTTCCGCTCTGTATATTCCAAAGCAACAGCTACATATGGCTATGAACAACACCACTGCTCCTAAAGTGCAGCTTCTTTATGATCTCTGCAAAACCACTTTCACTCCTTCAGGCTtgtcttcttctccttctcctcAACCAATCCACAAACTCTGCTCTCTTCTGG ACACATTTGGCCCTGCTGATGTTGGACTTAAAGAGGAAAGTCCAGATGATGATCGAGGGCATGGATTTTTTGGACTAAATAGAGTAACTCGATGGGCTCAACCGATAACATATTTGGACATTCATGAATGTGATAGTTTTACG ATGTGTATCTTCTGCTTTCCTACTTCTTCGGTTATTCCATTACATGACCATCCTGGGATGACCGTATTCAGTAAAGTTCTTTACGGGTCTATGCATGTGAAGGCCTATGACTGGGTTGAACCATCTTGTATTAAGGAAAGCCAGGAGCCAGGTTGCCCTCAAG TAAGGTTAGCAAGATTGGCGGCTGATAAAGTTTTAACTGCACCATGCGGAACCTCCATTTTGTACCCGAAAACTGGGGGCAATCTGCATTGTTTTACGGCAGTCACCCCTTGTGCCGTGCTTGATGTACTTGCTCCTCCTTACAGAGAAGATCTAGGTCGAAAATGCACTTACTATGTCGACTATCCGTATTCTGCCTTTG GAAATGGAGCTCAGATAAGCAACGGAAAGGAAGAGGAGTATGCATGGCTTGCAGAGATAGAAACACCAGACGACCTATATATGCGTTCGGGTGTGTATGTTGGCCCATCTATTCgggtttag